In bacterium, one genomic interval encodes:
- a CDS encoding peptidyl-prolyl cis-trans isomerase, which yields MLRTAFICTVLAVLSMCLATPAQDDRPVAWIDGEPFTIDDLEQRIADLPPQYQSMLTDEEGRRGFLDQIIQEQVLYLAALDEDLDSDPKVERQIEQARVRSLAIAYYEDFFGEFYGYSEETLRKYYDSHRDEFMTDAQVRLRHILYATEEDALAGKARLAAGEISFSDLAKADTTDVKTRRLGGMLGLVTKDMPIPQLGAVPELQAVIFGLPVGEVAGPVQSKLGWHLLLVEENIESKALDFDRVKSRIADYILVPEADAINFYEEHKGEYLDEEQVQLRIIVCAEEDKIKAAHQALERGESFERVVGEYSEDESSAPDGGLLGYLKPSSPILALGRKSRMVINHAIKELLDGQYSEPLAIDSGWVIAQRVSHLEPRQKPYEEVRGAVRGRIISEASNQRVQDFFTELREQYDVVVNEENLFAEPKPKESPTELYALAEAAPPPTAVSYYKKILEFYPDSDEAPKAQFMIGFLYSDKLKNYDEAEAAFNAYLERWPRGDLSESARYMLEHMRDEDIELPEGL from the coding sequence ATGCTCAGAACAGCCTTCATCTGTACCGTTCTTGCCGTCCTCTCGATGTGTCTGGCGACGCCGGCCCAGGACGACCGCCCCGTCGCCTGGATAGACGGCGAGCCCTTCACCATTGACGACCTGGAGCAGCGGATAGCCGATCTGCCGCCCCAGTACCAGTCCATGCTGACCGATGAGGAGGGCCGGCGGGGCTTCCTGGATCAGATAATCCAGGAGCAGGTGCTCTACCTGGCCGCTCTCGACGAGGACCTGGATTCGGATCCCAAGGTGGAGCGCCAGATCGAACAGGCCCGCGTGCGCTCCCTGGCCATCGCCTACTACGAGGATTTCTTCGGCGAGTTCTACGGCTACTCCGAAGAAACCCTCCGCAAATACTACGACAGCCACCGCGACGAGTTCATGACCGACGCCCAGGTTCGCCTGCGCCACATCCTCTATGCGACCGAGGAGGACGCCCTGGCGGGCAAGGCCCGTCTCGCAGCCGGCGAGATTTCCTTCTCCGACCTGGCCAAGGCCGACACCACCGACGTCAAGACCAGACGTCTGGGCGGGATGCTGGGGCTGGTGACGAAGGACATGCCCATCCCCCAGCTCGGCGCCGTGCCCGAGCTGCAGGCGGTCATCTTCGGCCTTCCGGTGGGCGAGGTGGCGGGCCCCGTTCAGAGCAAACTCGGCTGGCACCTGCTCCTGGTCGAGGAGAATATCGAGTCCAAGGCCCTGGACTTCGACCGGGTGAAATCCCGCATCGCCGACTACATCCTCGTTCCCGAAGCCGACGCCATCAATTTCTACGAGGAGCACAAGGGGGAATACCTGGACGAAGAGCAGGTCCAGCTCCGCATCATCGTCTGCGCGGAGGAGGATAAAATCAAGGCGGCGCACCAGGCTTTGGAGAGGGGCGAGAGCTTCGAACGGGTCGTCGGAGAGTACTCCGAAGACGAATCGTCCGCTCCCGACGGCGGCCTTCTGGGTTATCTGAAGCCCTCCTCGCCCATCCTGGCCCTGGGGAGGAAATCCCGCATGGTCATCAACCATGCGATAAAAGAGCTGCTTGACGGGCAGTACTCGGAACCGCTCGCGATAGATTCGGGCTGGGTCATCGCGCAGAGAGTATCGCACCTGGAGCCGCGTCAGAAACCTTACGAAGAGGTGCGAGGGGCGGTCCGGGGTCGAATAATCAGTGAAGCCTCCAACCAGCGCGTCCAGGATTTCTTCACCGAGCTTCGCGAGCAGTACGACGTGGTGGTGAACGAGGAAAACCTCTTCGCCGAACCGAAACCCAAGGAAAGCCCGACCGAGCTTTACGCCCTGGCCGAGGCGGCCCCGCCGCCCACCGCGGTCAGCTACTACAAGAAAATCCTCGAGTTCTACCCCGACTCCGACGAGGCGCCCAAGGCTCAGTTCATGATAGGCTTTCTGTACTCGGACAAGCTGAAGAACTACGACGAGGCCGAGGCGGCGTTCAACGCCTACCTCGAGCGCTGGCCCCGCGGCGACCTCTCCGAGAGCGCCCGGTACATGCTCGAGCACATGCGTGACGAGGACATCGAACTTCCCGAAGGCCTTTAG
- a CDS encoding peptidyl-prolyl cis-trans isomerase yields the protein MRNRARREITIPAALALSIVVLFAGCGEEGTVLVNVGDGALTVENLQRTATLLGNQGFTQAGTRQGREQLLEKSIQVEVLYQAALAAGVDELPDVQAQLEQSARDVIISNYIRISFANYGFSEDELFGYYQNHAAELVSPTQANVRHILTENEAEAGRVLTELRGGADFSRLAAERSKDRMSAVNGGRLPVVYPDNQVLPPYVIKAIFSAEVGEPFGPLESQMGWHVFVVDAFNPGKPLSFDEAKPQIVLELLTPEEDVRAYYDAHRDEFDRLDAVSLRYVLSATRQDAERVIARAKAGENLDEIAREVSLDAATRDNGGLIPKLYRGKPLPLFAGTGDEKTFEDEAFSIKPGGMSEPFELSRGWAVIQVLDFTPGEKSQYDNVRAQAQSRLFETRVRENEQEFYDALEEDLGIKRNEEAISAYLEGSG from the coding sequence GTGCGTAACCGCGCCCGAAGGGAAATAACGATCCCCGCGGCCCTGGCCCTGTCCATTGTCGTGCTCTTCGCCGGCTGCGGTGAGGAGGGGACCGTGCTGGTCAACGTCGGCGACGGGGCGTTGACCGTCGAGAATCTCCAGCGCACCGCGACCCTTCTCGGCAACCAGGGATTCACGCAGGCGGGAACACGCCAGGGACGGGAGCAGCTTTTAGAAAAATCCATCCAGGTGGAGGTCCTCTACCAGGCGGCCCTCGCCGCGGGGGTGGACGAGCTTCCCGACGTACAGGCCCAGTTGGAGCAGTCCGCCCGGGACGTGATCATCTCCAACTACATCCGCATCAGCTTCGCCAACTACGGCTTCTCCGAGGACGAGCTCTTCGGTTACTACCAGAATCACGCCGCCGAACTGGTGTCGCCCACCCAGGCCAATGTCAGGCACATCCTCACCGAGAACGAAGCCGAGGCCGGGCGTGTCCTCACCGAGCTCCGGGGCGGGGCCGACTTCTCCCGACTGGCCGCCGAGCGTTCCAAGGACCGGATGAGCGCGGTGAACGGCGGCCGGCTCCCGGTGGTGTATCCCGACAACCAGGTCCTCCCGCCCTACGTCATCAAGGCCATCTTCTCGGCCGAGGTGGGTGAGCCCTTCGGTCCGCTGGAGAGCCAGATGGGCTGGCACGTGTTCGTCGTGGACGCCTTCAACCCCGGCAAGCCCCTCTCCTTCGACGAGGCCAAGCCCCAGATAGTCCTGGAGCTCCTCACCCCGGAGGAGGACGTCCGCGCTTACTACGATGCGCACCGGGACGAATTCGACCGCCTCGACGCGGTGAGCCTGCGCTACGTCCTGTCTGCCACCCGCCAGGACGCCGAACGGGTTATCGCCCGGGCGAAGGCCGGCGAGAATCTCGACGAAATCGCCCGCGAGGTCAGTCTCGACGCCGCGACCAGGGATAACGGGGGGCTGATCCCCAAGCTCTACCGCGGGAAACCCCTGCCCCTGTTCGCCGGAACGGGGGACGAGAAAACCTTCGAGGACGAGGCCTTCTCCATCAAACCCGGCGGGATGAGTGAACCTTTCGAGCTATCCCGGGGCTGGGCCGTGATCCAGGTCCTCGATTTCACCCCGGGCGAGAAGTCACAGTACGATAACGTGCGCGCACAAGCGCAGTCGAGGCTCTTCGAGACACGGGTCCGCGAGAATGAGCAGGAGTTCTACGACGCCCTCGAAGAGGACCTGGGAATCAAACGAAACGAGGAGGCAATCTCGGCCTACCTCGAGGGTTCCGGCTAA
- a CDS encoding zinc ribbon domain-containing protein: MPTYEFLCESCANRFELFLPITAGDPESCPECGRGPIRRLPSPGAGLIFRGSGFYATDYRPESYKKAERRERDTETDGKPAEKSPAKTDGKKPDPEE, from the coding sequence ATGCCGACATACGAATTCCTCTGCGAGAGCTGCGCCAACCGTTTCGAGCTCTTCCTCCCCATCACCGCCGGGGATCCGGAGAGCTGTCCCGAGTGCGGCCGAGGGCCGATCCGAAGGCTGCCCTCACCCGGCGCGGGGTTGATCTTCCGAGGCTCCGGATTCTACGCCACCGACTACCGCCCCGAATCCTATAAAAAGGCCGAGAGGCGGGAGCGCGATACGGAGACCGATGGCAAACCCGCCGAAAAATCCCCCGCGAAAACCGACGGTAAAAAGCCCGACCCCGAGGAGTGA
- a CDS encoding PorV/PorQ family protein: MRRTFLALLILIPIGVALADAVSITVPWLTMDPGARPGGMGKAFTAVADDVHATYYNPAGLGFFSDHMVGAMHSDRSLEGNDIYYDYLGYIHNFEDIGTFGIWVLYSNAGLIAITKESPQPIGYMAAYGLSVGLSYGYDIIEDALGVGGTLKYVYDHLSNENVAQAVAFDAGLLWKTPLEKLSVGAMVMNLGTDLVYQKVPAPLPRMLKLGLAYEIPFNDDFNEMRFSFDYSKYMLGLDDDLETELGEAVFGVGGEYWYAGIVGLRIGYYSDESAAVVGTSFGFSVRYLGIQFDFAQQPEGELFGMKNRFSVSYTF, translated from the coding sequence ATGCGCAGGACGTTTTTGGCGTTGTTGATACTCATCCCGATCGGCGTCGCCCTGGCCGACGCGGTCAGCATCACCGTTCCCTGGCTGACGATGGACCCCGGCGCCCGACCCGGCGGCATGGGCAAGGCCTTTACAGCCGTGGCCGACGACGTCCACGCCACCTACTACAACCCCGCCGGCCTCGGCTTCTTCTCCGACCACATGGTCGGCGCCATGCACTCCGACCGCTCCCTCGAGGGCAATGACATCTACTACGACTACCTCGGCTACATCCACAACTTCGAGGACATCGGCACCTTCGGCATCTGGGTCCTCTACTCCAACGCCGGCCTCATCGCCATTACCAAGGAGAGCCCCCAGCCCATCGGCTACATGGCCGCCTACGGGCTATCCGTCGGCCTGTCGTACGGGTACGACATCATCGAGGACGCGTTGGGGGTGGGTGGTACGCTGAAGTACGTTTACGATCACCTCTCCAACGAAAACGTGGCCCAGGCGGTGGCCTTCGACGCGGGTCTTCTCTGGAAGACGCCGCTGGAGAAGCTCTCGGTGGGCGCTATGGTGATGAACCTGGGGACGGACCTCGTCTACCAGAAAGTCCCCGCGCCGCTGCCGCGCATGCTGAAGCTCGGCCTGGCCTACGAGATTCCCTTCAACGACGATTTCAACGAGATGCGGTTCAGCTTCGATTACTCCAAGTACATGTTGGGGCTCGACGATGATCTGGAGACGGAGCTCGGCGAGGCGGTGTTCGGAGTGGGCGGTGAATACTGGTACGCCGGCATCGTCGGCCTGCGCATCGGCTACTACTCCGACGAATCGGCGGCGGTCGTGGGGACCAGCTTCGGGTTCAGCGTACGCTACCTGGGCATCCAGTTCGACTTCGCCCAGCAGCCCGAGGGCGAGCTCTTCGGCATGAAGAACCGCTTCAGCGTGAGCTACACGTTCTGA
- a CDS encoding PorV/PorQ family protein — protein MRVTQPTVLLGLLVVTAVAADGDTLYAGDYLTAGFGARGMALGGAYSALAVDAAAPAYNPAGLAFAGNYGGLFMHSSRFAGLVNYDTLAGFWTPDESLGSFALSWIRTGYDDIKLTRWGEDGRPEVYDVVDSTSNAFQLTYARQLVENLSAGVTVRYLYDDLVPDTSEGGAVTADGFGFDLGVLWRPSERAGLALVVHDPYTVKTWSNGTADTFDPRVVLGGAWGLDLAGIDSVLTLSGDAEFILADYGDAAQLDLGDISLDLHGGLELTVADVFSARLGADRGKLTLGGGVSLWGISLDYCWLNHELGSTHRVSVAVAF, from the coding sequence GTGCGCGTGACACAGCCGACGGTGCTTCTGGGTTTGCTCGTCGTCACCGCGGTCGCGGCCGACGGGGACACCCTGTACGCCGGGGATTATCTGACGGCGGGCTTCGGCGCCCGTGGGATGGCCCTGGGCGGGGCCTACTCGGCGCTGGCCGTGGACGCCGCCGCCCCGGCCTACAACCCCGCGGGCCTGGCCTTCGCCGGGAACTACGGCGGGCTCTTCATGCACTCCAGCCGTTTCGCCGGCCTGGTCAACTACGACACCCTCGCCGGCTTCTGGACCCCCGACGAGAGTCTGGGCTCCTTCGCCCTCTCCTGGATCCGCACCGGCTACGACGACATCAAGCTGACCCGCTGGGGCGAGGACGGCCGGCCCGAGGTTTACGACGTGGTGGACTCCACGAGCAACGCCTTCCAGCTTACCTACGCGCGGCAGCTCGTGGAGAATCTTTCGGCGGGTGTCACCGTCCGCTACCTGTACGACGACCTGGTCCCCGACACGTCGGAAGGTGGCGCGGTCACCGCCGACGGGTTCGGCTTCGATCTGGGGGTCCTCTGGCGGCCGTCGGAACGGGCGGGACTGGCCCTGGTGGTCCACGATCCCTACACCGTCAAAACCTGGAGCAACGGCACCGCGGACACCTTCGACCCGCGCGTGGTGCTCGGGGGGGCGTGGGGCTTGGACCTGGCCGGGATAGACAGCGTGCTGACCCTCTCCGGCGACGCCGAGTTCATCCTCGCCGACTACGGTGACGCGGCGCAGCTCGATCTCGGCGACATCAGCCTCGACCTGCACGGGGGCCTCGAGCTCACCGTGGCCGACGTGTTCTCGGCTCGCCTGGGCGCCGACCGGGGGAAGCTCACCCTGGGCGGCGGGGTGTCTCTGTGGGGTATTTCACTGGACTACTGCTGGCTCAACCACGAGCTGGGCTCCACCCATAGGGTCAGCGTCGCCGTCGCCTTCTGA